DNA from Colletotrichum higginsianum IMI 349063 chromosome 7 map unlocalized unitig_7, whole genome shotgun sequence:
CGCTCACTTCCTGAAGCAAGACTTCAAGGTCTTTGACGcacccttcttctccgtcacCCCCAAAGAAGCCAAGGCTATGGACCCCACGCAACGAAtgctcctcgaggccgcgtACGAAGGTTTCGAGAATGGTACATGACCTACAATCTGTTTAGCTTTGAGAACACATGGGCTGACTTGATGGTAGCTGGCCTGAGACTGGAAGACGTCTCAGGAACGCAGACGTCGTGTTACATCGGAACCTTTACCAACGACTTTGTCAACCTGCAAGCCCAAAGCAACGAGGCGCCCTCCATCTACCGTCAGTACACAGATCCTCCGAGACATTCACATACACGAAGGCACACCTTCTCTAACACGGATGCCAGATGCTACCGGCCTGTCCTCCTCCCTGGCGTCAAATCGGCTGTCATGGTTCTACAACCTCAAAGGACCGTCGATAACCATTGACACGGCGTGCTCGTCCAGTCTGACGGCCTTCCACCTGGCTTGCCAGAGTATCCGTAGCGGAGAATCAGAGATGGTGAGAACCAATGCTTGTGCCTCTGCCTGAACACACCGAAACAAAATTGTGAGAAAATAAACAAATAGCTGACCCCCGGCTCGTtactcgacgacgacagagCATTGTAGCGGGTGCCAACCTCATGTTCGGGCCCGACATGTCGatcctcctcggcgcggcCAAGATCCTATCGCCCGAGGGCAAGTCCAAGATGTGggacgccaacgccaacgggTTCGCCCGCGGAGAAGGGTTCGGCGTCACGATCCTCAagcccctcgacgccgctcTCCGCGACGGAGACACCGTCCGGGCCGTCGtgctggcctcggcggcgaacGAGGACGGCAGAACCCCCGGGATTTCCCTGCCCAACAGcgaggcccagcaggccctcATCCGCACGGCGTACGAAaacgccggcgtcgatccCGCCGAGACGGGTTACGTCGAGGCCCACGGCACCGGGACGCAGGCCGGCGACCCGTTGGAAGCCCGGGCCATCTTGAAGACGATCGGCGATCTGCCGGGCCGCACGTCTGAACTCTATGTCGGTTCAGTGAAGAGTACGTTGTCTTATGTCTTATTTtaacctttttttttttttaatatACTTTTTACTTTTTTGGCACCCTGGGATGACCCAGTAACGAAGAACTAACTCATGgtttttttcctttttttttatagCCAACATCGGACACTTGGAGGGCGCAGCTGGTGTTGCCGGTATCATCAAGGCTGCTTTGGCCGTCGAAAGAGGCCTGATTCCCCAGAACCTGTGGTAAGTTAAGTTCTCAGTACCGAACAACAGAAGCCTTTTTGACTAAAATCAAACCTCCCACCAGGTTCGAAGAGCTCAACCCCCAGATCGAGCTCCCGGATAACGTCAAGATCCCCACGACTCTCACGGTCTGGCCTCACGGCGGCCCACGACGCGCCAGCATCAACTCGTTCGGTTTCGGAGGCGCCAACGCCCACGTCATCATCGAGGACGCCGCATCGTACCTCTTCCGCCACGGCCTCCCGGGACGCCACTTCACGACTTCCAACCCGAGGCTCCCTACTGCTCTctccagcgccgccagcgaAAACGGCTCCgacgcggagacgacgacgagcagcagcagcagcagcgtcggcaCGGAGGAGCCGCCTGCTTCCAAGCTCATTGTGCTGTCGTCCAACGACCAGGACGGCGTCAAGCGCAACGTCGAGAGACTGACGACCTACCTGGACAGCaagacgtcgtcgtcgtcgtcgtcgtcgtgtaAGTCCTCGTTCCTGACGGACCTGGCGTACACGCTCTTCTCCAAGAGGACCACGCTGCCCTGGAAGTCGTTCGCCATCGCCTCTAGCCCCGCGGGTCTCcgccagggcctcgaggagatcCCCGCCGTGGTCCGGTCCTCCAACTCGTCCGTGCCGAGGGTGGCCTTCGTCTTCACCGGCCAGGGCGCCCAGTACTTCCGCATGGGCAAGGGGCTCTCGGCCTACAAGCCCTTCCGGGACAGCGTGCTGCGCTCCGAGCTCGTCCTCAAGTCCCTGGGCTGCCCGTGGACCCTgaccgaggagctggagcgcggcgaggcggaCTGCAACCTGCGCCGGACCGACTACAGCCAGCCCGCCTGCACCGCCTTGCaggtcgccctcgtcgacctcatGAAGGCGTGGGGCGTCAAGCCGGTGGCCGTCGTGGGCCACTCGAGCGGTGAGATCGCGGCCGCCTACTGCGCCGGCTTCATCGACCACGAGGCCGCGGTCAAGATCGCCTGGCTGAGAGGCCAAGTCTCCCAGACCGTCTCCAGGAACGGCGGCATGCTGGCCGTGTCCGCGAGCGCCGAGAGCGTCGGTGAGCACCTCCGGTCTCTCAAGctcggcaaggccgtcgtGGGTTGCCTCAACAGCCCCAAGGCCTGCACCGTCTCCGGCGACAACATGGCCATCGAGGAGCTCCAGGAGATCCTGGCCGAGGCGCAGATTGCGTGCACGCGTCTGCCCATGGACGTTGCGTATCACTCGTTCCACATGGAGGCCGCGAGAGAGAGGTACGAAGCGGCTCTGAAGGGCATCGCACACGGCTCCTCGGACATTCCCATGTTCTCCTCCGTGTCCGGCAAGCTGGTCACCGCCGAGCAGATGACGCCCTCGTACTGGGTCGACAACCTCGTTTCCCCGGTCAACTTTGTCGGTGCCGTCCGCTCTCTGCTGCACCACACCGAGGGCAAGGCCCGGTCCCACGACAGAACGGCCTTCGCCAGCGTCTTTGTCGAGCTGGGCCCTCACTCGGCTCTCCGGAGCTACCTCCTCGACACCTTCGCCACCGAGGACCGGTTCTCGGACCTCTCGTACGCCACGGCGCTCCGGCGCAAGTTCGACGGCGTGCAGACCGCGCTGGAGGCCATGGGCCAGCTCTGGGCCAAGGGGTgcgaggtcgacgtcaaCCGCGTCAACGAGGTCTCGGACAGCACCGGCATGCTGGTCGACCTGCCGCCGTACGCGTGGAACCACACGCGCGAGTTCTGGGACGAGTCCTACCTCAGCCGCGAGTACCGGCTCCGAGAGAAGCCCCGGACGGACCTGCTCGGCTACCGCATGTCGGGCACGCCTGACCCGACGTGGCGCTGCCACCTCCGGTGCGCCGAGAGCCCCTGGATCCGGGAGCACAAGGTCCAGGGCGACATCCTGTACCCCGGagccggcatcgtcatcatggccatcGAGGCGGCTCGCCAGCTTGCCGAGGAGCACGACACGGAGGAGATCCACGGATACGAGCTCCGCGACGTGGCCATCGACACCGCGCTGAGAGTGCCCGACACGGAGAAGGGCATCGAGGTCATGATCCAGCTCCACGCCCGCCGGACCGGGACCAAGGCCGCGCCGTCCGCCACCCTGAACGAGTTCTCCGTCTCGTCGTGGTCCGAGGAGATCAGGGAGTGGACCGTCCACGCCCGGGGCCTCGTGTCCGTCACCTTCAAGTCGGCCCTCTCCCCCTCGATGCAGCGCGAGCTGGCCCTCGAGAACGAGCGGTACGCGCAGTCGTTCGCCGACGCCAGGAAGATCTGCCAGAAGCCCGCGCGCAGCTTCCTCTACGACACCGTCGAGACCATCGGGATGCAGTACGGCCCGACCTTCCGCAACATGACGGAGCTGTTCGCCGGGCCGAACGCGAGCTACGGCGTCATCAGCGTGCCGGACACCAAGTCGGTCATGCCCAAGGGCTTCGAGTACCCCAACGTCGTCCACCCTGCCACGCTGGACTCGGTGCTCCACCTCCTGTTCCCGTCCATCAGCGGCGAGGACCAGTCTCTcagcgaggccgtcgtccccttctccttcgaccGCATCTTCGTCTCGGCCAGGCTCTCGGGCGTGCCGGGCACCAGGCTCCACGGATGCTCCACGGCCCAGAAGACCAGCTACACCACGTGGAAGTCCTCCATCACCATCTCGGAGGACCTCTCGGAGCCCATGATCGTCATGGAGGGCGTCTCCCTGGCCTccgtcggcgaaggcgacgcCCAGAAGACCCAGGAGACCAGGGCCTCCTGCTTCGGCCAGACCTGGcacgaggacgccgacctGCTCGAGCCGTCGCAGGTCAAGGAGCTGGTGTACAGGCGCACGCTCAAGAGCAAGGACGACGAgtccgtcctcgacaagctcgagtACGTCTGCCTCGTCCACATCTACCGGTGCCTCGCCTGGCTCGGGAGCGACGAGGGCCGGGCGTTCGTGCCCCAGGACGGCTTCTGGAAGCTGTACGTCGAGTGGATGCGCGACACCATCAAGCAgttcccccccctcgccggcagcgaggccgaggtcgaggccgagctggacgccgCGCGCAAGAGGATCGTGCTGTCCGAGAGCGGCGACATCACGGTCCAGATGGTCGACCGCATCGGCGAGAACCTCAGGAGGATCTTCTCGCGCGAGGTCGAGCCGCTGCAGGTCATGACGGAGGGCGACCTGCTGTACTCGTTCTACCGCGGCGCCTTCGGCACGAGCTTCAACACCAACGTGGCCGAGTACGTCGGCATGGTCGCCGACAAGAGCCCCGGCGTCAAGATCCTCGagatcggcgccggcaccggcggcacCACGTACCacgtcctcgagcgcctGCGCAACCCCGACGGCAGCTCCAAGGCGGCCAAGTACTGCTTCACCGACATCTCGCCCGGCTtcctcgccaaggccgccgaccGCTTCTCCGAGGACGCGTCCATCATGGAGTTCACGACGCTCAACATCGAGAACGAGCCGGCCGAGCAGGGCTTCGAGCCCGAGAGCTACGACCTCATCGTGTGCGCCAACGTCCTCCACGCCACCAAGAGCATCCAGGAGACCCTGGCCCACTGCAGGTCGCTGCTCAAgcccggcggccgcctcgtGCTTTCCGAGGTCACCATCAAGCGCATCTTCTCCGGCTTCATCATGGGTCCGCTGCCCGGTTGGTGGCTcggtgaagacgacggccgcAAGGGCGGCCCCTTGCTGGACGTCGACGAGTGGAACACCGCGCTGGTCCAGGCTGGCTTCTCGGGTGTTGATGTCGACATCCGCGGTGACCGGGAGGTTTCGAGAGAGCCCGTCTCCTTGATCCTCTCGACCAAGCCGGAGGCACAAGCCCCTGGCCCGTCTCAGTTCGTCATCGTCAGCACGGGATCCGAAGCCTCCGAGAAgctctccctctccatccAGAAGCAGCTTGTCTCTGCATCTCaggacgtcgccgtccttcAGTGGAacgacctcgacgatgccTCCAACGGCCAAGTGGAAGGCAAATACTGCCTCTGCCTTGCGGAGTGGGAGAACCCGGTGCTCTCCAACCTCACGGATGCCGACTGGgagaggcttcgccatgtCATCCTCCGCTCCGCCGGCACTCTCTGGATCACGGGCGGTGCCGCCATGGAATGCCCGGAGCCGATGAAGTCCCTGATGGTTGGTCTCTCGAGAGCCATCCGCAACGAGAACGCCGGAGTCCGCCTCGCCACCCTCGACCTGGAGACGCCCAGCACcatcgactttgacgacGCTGCCAAGAACGTTCTCAAGGTGGCCCTGAGCCACAGCCGCGGCGATGGGTTCGACGGGGAGTACGCCGCCCGCGGCTCCGTCGTCTACGTCCCCCGCGTGGAGAGGACGCTCGGCGTGGACGCCTCCCTCCGCAAGTACGAGGCCAAGGGCCAGCCGGAGCTCGTCTCCTTCAAGGGCTGCGGCCGGCCCCTCAAGCTCACCATCAAGACgcccggcctcctcgacacGTTCCggtgggaggaggacgaggtctACTACGAGCCCCTGGCCGAGGACTGgatcgaggtcgaggtcaaggccgtcggcctcaacttcaaggacgtcctcgtcgccctggGCAACCTCGCCGAGAACAAGCTGGGCGTCGATGCCTCCGGCGTCGTCACGCGCGTCGGAGCGGCCGTGTCCGACTTCAAGCCCGGCGACCGCGTCATGACCGCCTCGTGCGACACCTTCGCCACCTACGTCCGCTTCCCCGCCAagggcgccatcgccgtcccCGAGACCATGACCTTTGAGGAGGCGGCCTCCATGCCCCTCATCTTCCTGACGGCGCAGTACTCCCTGGTCACGGCCGGGAACCTCGTCAGGGGCGAGAAGATCCTGatccacgccgccgccggaggtGTCGGCCAGGCCGCCATCATGATCGCGCAGCGCAAGGGGGCCGAGATCTTCGCCACGGTCGGCtcggacgagaagaagcagctcATCATGGACCAGTACGGCATCCCCGAGGACCACATCTTCAGCAGCCGAGACGCCAGcttcgccaaggccgtcatGCGGGCCaccgacggccgcggcgtcgacgtcgtgctcaactccctcgccggcgagctcctccgcGTGTCGTGGCACTGCCTGGCCAAGTTCGGCCGGTTCCTCGAGATCGGCAAGGCCGACCTCTTCGCCAACACGGGCCTGGACATGAAGCCCTTCCTCGACAACAAGGCCTACATCGGCGTCAACCTGCTCGACTTTGAGAACAACCCGACgccccgcgccgtcgccctctgGGAGGACACGGCCAGGCTCATCCACGACGGGTCCGTCAAACCCATCGCGCCCCTCCAGCTCTTCTCcatggccgaggtcgagaaggccTTCCGGTACATGCAGGCCGGCAAGCACATGGGCAAGGTCGTCGTgcgcgtcgacgacgccgacatgGTCCCCGCCGTGCCCCGGATCCCGCGCGTCGACATCCACGCCGACGCCACCTATGTCAttgccggcgtcggcggcatctgCAAGGAGATTGGCCgctggctggccgagaagggcgCCAGGCATCTCGTCCTGCTGTCCCGCTCGGCTGCCAGCGGCGAGGAGAACAAGGCCTTCGCTGCCGAGTTGCAGAAGACTTTCGGTGCCGCCACGTACGCGTACGACTGCGACGTCGGAAACAAGACGGCGCTCGGTCAGGTCCTGGACGACCTCAAGTCCAAGGACGTTCCCGAGATCAAGGGATGCGTCACTGGCGCCATGGTTCTCCGGGTAAGTAGTTCTGTTCTGCGTCGCTGAGTgacgccccctccccctcttctgTCCCAAACGATTTTGCTAACCATGTATTTTTGGACAGGACACCCTGTTTGACGCCATGACCGCGGACCACGTCCGGACCACCGTCGGTCCCAAGGTCCACGGCACCTGGAACCTGCACGAGCTCCTCCCCAAGGAgctcgacttcttcgtcatGCTCAGCTCCCTCGCGGGCGTCATGGGCCACCGCGGCCAGGGCAACTACGGCTGCGGCAACATCTTCCAGGACTACTTCGCCGCCTACCGTCGCGCCCTCGGTCTGCGCGCCATGACGGTCGACATCGGCTACCTCCTCAgcgtcggcttcgtcgccgagcaTGACGAGTACGTCGACCACGTCAAGGCCATGGGCCTCAAGGTCATGCACAAGAGTGACCTCCACGGCCTCATGGCCACCGCCCTCGAGGGCTCCGGCGCCCACCCGGCCCAGGTCATGTGCGGCCTGCCGTACAACGAGCACGACGACGCCTGGTACTGGATCCAGGACCAGCGCTTCGCGGGCCTCAGGAAGAAGGCgtccggggccggggccggcggcTCCGCCAGCGTCTCACTgcgcgacgag
Protein-coding regions in this window:
- a CDS encoding Beta-ketoacyl synthase domain-containing protein, with translation MPFIDEPARAASTNQPIAIIGIGLRAPGDASDPEKFWQMLQDARSARSEIPKDRYNVDGFYHPDPERLGSIQQRHAHFLKQDFKVFDAPFFSVTPKEAKAMDPTQRMLLEAAFENTWADLMVAGLRLEDVSGTQTSCYIGTFTNDFVNLQAQSNEAPSIYHATGLSSSLASNRLSWFYNLKGPSITIDTACSSSLTAFHLACQSIRSGESEMSIVAGANLMFGPDMSILLGAAKILSPEGKSKMWDANANGFARGEGFGVTILKPLDAALRDGDTVRAVVLASAANEDGRTPGISLPNSEAQQALIRTAYENAGVDPAETGYVEAHGTGTQAGDPLEARAILKTIGDLPGRTSELYVGSVKTNIGHLEGAAGVAGIIKAALAVERGLIPQNLWFEELNPQIELPDNVKIPTTLTVWPHGGPRRASINSFGFGGANAHVIIEDAASYLFRHGLPGRHFTTSNPRLPTALSSAASENGSDAETTTSSSSSSVGTEEPPASKLIVLSSNDQDGVKRNVERLTTYLDSKTSSSSSSSCKSSFLTDLAYTLFSKRTTLPWKSFAIASSPAGLRQGLEEIPAVVRSSNSSVPRVAFVFTGQGAQYFRMGKGLSAYKPFRDSVLRSELVLKSLGCPWTLTEELERGEADCNLRRTDYSQPACTALQVALVDLMKAWGVKPVAVVGHSSGEIAAAYCAGFIDHEAAVKIAWLRGQVSQTVSRNGGMLAVSASAESVGEHLRSLKLGKAVVGCLNSPKACTVSGDNMAIEELQEILAEAQIACTRLPMDVAYHSFHMEAARERYEAALKGIAHGSSDIPMFSSVSGKLVTAEQMTPSYWVDNLVSPVNFVGAVRSLLHHTEGKARSHDRTAFASVFVELGPHSALRSYLLDTFATEDRFSDLSYATALRRKFDGVQTALEAMGQLWAKGCEVDVNRVNEVSDSTGMLVDLPPYAWNHTREFWDESYLSREYRLREKPRTDLLGYRMSGTPDPTWRCHLRCAESPWIREHKVQGDILYPGAGIVIMAIEAARQLAEEHDTEEIHGYELRDVAIDTALRVPDTEKGIEVMIQLHARRTGTKAAPSATLNEFSVSSWSEEIREWTVHARGLVSVTFKSALSPSMQRELALENERYAQSFADARKICQKPARSFLYDTVETIGMQYGPTFRNMTELFAGPNASYGVISVPDTKSVMPKGFEYPNVVHPATLDSVLHLLFPSISGEDQSLSEAVVPFSFDRIFVSARLSGVPGTRLHGCSTAQKTSYTTWKSSITISEDLSEPMIVMEGVSLASVGEGDAQKTQETRASCFGQTWHEDADLLEPSQVKELVYRRTLKSKDDESVLDKLEYVCLVHIYRCLAWLGSDEGRAFVPQDGFWKLYVEWMRDTIKQFPPLAGSEAEVEAELDAARKRIVLSESGDITVQMVDRIGENLRRIFSREVEPLQVMTEGDLLYSFYRGAFGTSFNTNVAEYVGMVADKSPGVKILEIGAGTGGTTYHVLERLRNPDGSSKAAKYCFTDISPGFLAKAADRFSEDASIMEFTTLNIENEPAEQGFEPESYDLIVCANVLHATKSIQETLAHCRSLLKPGGRLVLSEVTIKRIFSGFIMGPLPGWWLGEDDGRKGGPLLDVDEWNTALVQAGFSGVDVDIRGDREVSREPVSLILSTKPEAQAPGPSQFVIVSTGSEASEKLSLSIQKQLVSASQDVAVLQWNDLDDASNGQVEGKYCLCLAEWENPVLSNLTDADWERLRHVILRSAGTLWITGGAAMECPEPMKSLMVGLSRAIRNENAGVRLATLDLETPSTIDFDDAAKNVLKVALSHSRGDGFDGEYAARGSVVYVPRVERTLGVDASLRKYEAKGQPELVSFKGCGRPLKLTIKTPGLLDTFRWEEDEVYYEPLAEDWIEVEVKAVGLNFKDVLVALGNLAENKLGVDASGVVTRVGAAVSDFKPGDRVMTASCDTFATYVRFPAKGAIAVPETMTFEEAASMPLIFLTAQYSLVTAGNLVRGEKILIHAAAGGVGQAAIMIAQRKGAEIFATVGSDEKKQLIMDQYGIPEDHIFSSRDASFAKAVMRATDGRGVDVVLNSLAGELLRVSWHCLAKFGRFLEIGKADLFANTGLDMKPFLDNKAYIGVNLLDFENNPTPRAVALWEDTARLIHDGSVKPIAPLQLFSMAEVEKAFRYMQAGKHMGKVVVRVDDADMVPAVPRIPRVDIHADATYVIAGVGGICKEIGRWLAEKGARHLVLLSRSAASGEENKAFAAELQKTFGAATYAYDCDVGNKTALGQVLDDLKSKDVPEIKGCVTGAMVLRDTLFDAMTADHVRTTVGPKVHGTWNLHELLPKELDFFVMLSSLAGVMGHRGQGNYGCGNIFQDYFAAYRRALGLRAMTVDIGYLLSVGFVAEHDEYVDHVKAMGLKVMHKSDLHGLMATALEGSGAHPAQVMCGLPYNEHDDAWYWIQDQRFAGLRKKASGAGAGGSASVSLRDELVRCGKADGEAVDLITSALVQRLAKLMMMPEDDVDAGKPLSAYGVDSLVAVEVRNWIAKEVAVEVSVFDIMANIPMRQLAADLAGKSKLLVQEAS